The following proteins are encoded in a genomic region of Elgaria multicarinata webbii isolate HBS135686 ecotype San Diego chromosome 16, rElgMul1.1.pri, whole genome shotgun sequence:
- the LYSMD2 gene encoding lysM and putative peptidoglycan-binding domain-containing protein 2 translates to MAEFLPVPGLSLREEPLPGPGAAETEAELSLSLARTKTRSYGSTATVVAPLAERYLEHRLSPSDTLQGIALKYGVTMEQIKRANKLFTNDCIFLRKTLNIPVISEKPLLFNGLNSLESPENETDSPPSCEEGPVTIQEDNSSPSPQEPDNQLPPPEELSAKDFLHRLDLQIKLSKQAARKLKPEDNREDDEENSYATSSYQQVDE, encoded by the exons ATGGCGGAGTTCCTGCCGGTGCCCGGGCTGTCCCTGCGGGAAGAGCCGCTTCCCGGGCCCGGCGCGGCCGAGACGGAGGCGGAACTCTCCCTCAGCCTGGCGCGCACCAAGACCCGCTCGTACGGCAGCACGGCCACCGTGGTGGCGCCTTTAGCCGAGCGCTACCTGGAGCATCGCCTCAGCCCCAGCGATACCCTGCAGGGCATCGCGCTCAAGTACGGCGTGACG ATGGAACAAATAAAAAGGGCAAATAAACTGTTCACAAATGACTGTATATTTCTGAGAAAAACATTGAATATACCAGTTATATCTGAGAAGCCGTTGCTGTTTAATGGACTTAACTCCTTGGAGTCTCCTGAGAATGAAACCGACAGTCCACCTTCTTGTGAAGAAGGACCAGTGACAATTCAGGAAGACAACTCTTCACCCAGTCCTCAAGAACCTGACAATCAGCTCCCTCCACCTGAAGAATTATCTGCCAAAGATTTTCTACACAGACTGGATTTGCAGATTAAGTTGTCCAAACAGGCAGCTAGGAAATTAAAACCTGAAGATAACAG GGAGGACGATGAGGAAAATTCCTATGCAACTTCTTCCTATCAGCAAGTAGATGAATGA